A single window of Desulfobacterales bacterium DNA harbors:
- a CDS encoding transposase, with amino-acid sequence MIIASAVNNFKAIGRETNINRYRHLPCFNLLFVDFLIVTIYNVCMRDASFFINPALDWQKRYEALRAFFVERLPAKIVAERFDYSPGYFRLLCHQFRTGKIDFSEPVPEGKTKRRRISEEVRKKIVDWRKQRLSAGDITELLNEDGVEISIRTVERVLAEEGFPKLPRRTRLKIGLTVKKAEVPQRSETISPAGVEGDLWESSGAGVFLFAPFLAQFDIDKIIRSAGLPGTKYIPAQNYLLSFLALKLLGTERYAHVSDHAFDPGLGLFAGLNVLPKCTALSTYAYSLDGVHLLRLQQAFVKKASDLGLYKGDIINLDFHTVPHFGDESVLEKHWAGARNKTMKGALTLFAQDAESKLILYTSADIKKDETDDQVLHFLAFWRDIHRGVEPTFVFDSKFTTYTHLTELDILGINFITLRRRGKKLLDQVERLSPWKRITIPHAKRKYPNPLVHDSLIILRGYEGKIRQVVIRGNGHEKPTFLVSNDHDTPVELLVGNYARRWRVENGIAEAVKFFHLNALSSPILIKVQFDVIMTMIADTLYCMLAKKLRGFESCDAPEIYRHFVRTSGTVQVCNGEVTVTYPRRAHNPILRAVPWDNLPKAIPGFGGVKLNLVFK; translated from the coding sequence TTGATTATTGCCTCTGCTGTCAACAACTTCAAGGCGATTGGGCGCGAAACCAATATTAACCGTTATCGCCACTTGCCATGTTTTAACTTATTATTTGTTGACTTTTTAATCGTCACGATATATAACGTTTGCATGCGTGATGCTTCCTTTTTTATAAACCCTGCTCTTGACTGGCAGAAACGGTATGAGGCACTTCGGGCCTTCTTTGTTGAACGTCTGCCTGCCAAAATTGTGGCTGAACGCTTTGATTACTCACCCGGATATTTTCGTTTGCTCTGTCACCAGTTCCGAACCGGCAAGATTGATTTCTCGGAACCTGTACCGGAAGGGAAGACCAAGCGCCGGCGCATCTCTGAGGAGGTTCGCAAAAAGATCGTCGATTGGCGCAAGCAACGTTTGTCCGCCGGTGACATCACCGAACTGCTCAATGAAGATGGCGTGGAAATCTCAATCCGCACGGTTGAGCGAGTGTTGGCGGAAGAAGGCTTTCCAAAGCTTCCCCGGCGAACCCGGTTGAAAATAGGCCTTACCGTCAAAAAGGCTGAGGTGCCGCAACGTTCCGAAACCATATCTCCTGCCGGTGTTGAAGGTGATCTATGGGAATCCTCCGGTGCCGGTGTTTTTCTTTTTGCCCCCTTCCTGGCTCAATTCGATATCGATAAAATTATCCGGAGTGCCGGTCTTCCCGGAACAAAGTATATCCCGGCCCAGAACTACCTGCTCTCGTTTCTGGCCCTAAAACTTCTTGGCACTGAGCGGTACGCTCATGTGAGCGACCACGCCTTTGATCCGGGTCTCGGGTTGTTCGCCGGTCTCAATGTGTTGCCGAAGTGTACGGCTCTCTCGACGTATGCATACTCCTTGGATGGAGTCCATCTCCTGCGCCTCCAACAAGCATTTGTCAAAAAGGCGTCGGACCTTGGTCTTTACAAGGGAGACATTATTAATCTCGACTTCCACACCGTCCCCCATTTCGGCGACGAGTCCGTGCTTGAAAAGCATTGGGCCGGGGCACGGAATAAAACGATGAAAGGGGCGCTGACCCTGTTTGCCCAGGACGCTGAATCCAAGCTTATCCTCTATACAAGTGCCGACATCAAGAAAGACGAGACCGATGATCAGGTTCTCCATTTCCTGGCATTCTGGCGAGATATTCACCGGGGAGTGGAACCCACTTTTGTTTTCGACTCAAAATTCACCACCTATACCCATCTCACAGAGCTTGACATCCTGGGGATCAATTTCATCACCCTGCGACGTCGGGGGAAAAAGCTTCTTGACCAAGTGGAGCGACTGTCACCATGGAAACGGATCACCATACCCCATGCCAAACGAAAATATCCCAACCCCCTGGTACATGATTCTTTGATAATCCTTCGTGGTTATGAAGGTAAAATCCGGCAGGTGGTGATCCGCGGCAACGGCCACGAGAAGCCTACCTTCCTTGTCTCGAACGACCACGATACTCCGGTTGAACTCTTGGTGGGCAACTACGCACGCAGGTGGCGAGTTGAAAACGGTATTGCCGAAGCAGTGAAATTCTTCCACCTGAATGCTCTCTCTTCGCCAATCCTTATCAAGGTTCAATTCGATGTAATCATGACAATGATCGCCGACACCTTGTATTGTATGCTGGCCAAAAAACTCCGTGGTTTTGAGTCTTGCGACGCCCCCGAGATATATCGCCATTTTGTCCGTACAAGCGGAACAGTACAAGTATGCAACGGAGAGGTCACGGTTACGTATCCTCGGCGTGCTCACAATCCCATACTTCGGGCAGTACCGTGGGATAACCTTCCAAAAGCAATACCGGGATTCGGGGGTGTAAAACTCAATTTGGTCTTCAAGTAG
- a CDS encoding aldolase catalytic domain-containing protein encodes MFRPEIKVIDCTVRDGGLMNKWQFKDDFVRDVYQALCAAGVDYMEIGYLSSESAFDRKEYGPWRFCAEEDLQRIIGDGEKKIKLSAMADIGRIDYGDIPPAAESSLDMVRVACYVHQVDTAIALAHHCLDKGYEATINLMAVSTVGLRDLNEALDDLSRSRVPIIYLVDSFGAFYCEDIETLAAKYFERLPGKTIGIHCHNNQQLAFANTIAGIIAGINFLDGTLYGIGRGAGNCTLELLLSFLKNPKFNVRPVIQCIEKQIFPWARKIDWGYSVPYMVTGVLNQHPRTAMAHMESDHQEEITDFYDKTTCTNEAV; translated from the coding sequence ATGTTCAGACCGGAGATCAAGGTAATTGACTGTACGGTCCGCGACGGCGGACTGATGAATAAATGGCAGTTCAAGGACGACTTTGTCCGTGACGTCTACCAGGCCCTGTGCGCGGCCGGGGTGGACTACATGGAGATCGGTTATCTCAGCTCGGAAAGCGCCTTTGACCGGAAGGAGTACGGCCCCTGGCGCTTCTGCGCCGAGGAGGACCTGCAACGAATCATCGGCGATGGCGAGAAGAAGATCAAACTTTCGGCCATGGCCGACATCGGCCGGATCGATTACGGCGATATCCCGCCGGCCGCGGAAAGCTCCCTGGATATGGTCCGGGTGGCCTGTTACGTCCACCAGGTGGACACGGCCATAGCCCTGGCCCACCATTGCCTGGACAAGGGCTATGAGGCGACCATCAACCTGATGGCGGTTTCCACCGTGGGCCTGCGCGACCTGAACGAGGCCCTGGACGACCTGTCCAGGAGCCGGGTGCCGATCATCTACCTGGTGGACAGCTTTGGTGCCTTTTACTGCGAGGATATCGAGACCCTGGCGGCCAAGTATTTTGAGCGGCTGCCCGGCAAGACCATCGGCATCCATTGCCACAACAACCAGCAACTGGCCTTTGCCAATACCATTGCCGGCATCATTGCCGGGATCAATTTTCTCGACGGCACCCTGTACGGCATCGGCCGCGGCGCTGGCAACTGCACCCTGGAACTGCTGCTCTCCTTTTTGAAAAACCCCAAGTTCAACGTGCGGCCGGTGATTCAGTGCATCGAAAAGCAGATCTTCCCCTGGGCCAGGAAGATCGACTGGGGCTATTCAGTGCCCTACATGGTGACCGGGGTGCTGAACCAGCATCCCCGCACCGCCATGGCCCATATGGAGTCGGATCACCAGGAAGAGATCACTGATTTCTACGATAAGACCACCTGCACCAACGAGGCGGTCTGA
- the ispG gene encoding flavodoxin-dependent (E)-4-hydroxy-3-methylbut-2-enyl-diphosphate synthase — translation MRSRRKTRQIMVGSVPIGGDALIAVQSMTNTDTREVEATVAQIQQLERAGCEIIRVAVVDMEAARAIRAIRDRIAIPLIADIHFDARLAVASMEHGAQAVRINPGNIGGPARLARVVDAARQQGAAIRVGVNSGSLEKDILKKYGHPVPHALVDSGLRNIRLLEKLGFEQIKISLKSSNAMATVAAYRLMAERCDYPLHLGVTEAGGLIAGTVKSSVALGILLNEGIGDTLRISLTRDPVEEIRVGFELLRALDIRHRGPELVSCPTCGRCEINLFNLAEAVERHLQTMEQPLKVAVMGCVVNGPGEAREADIGLAGGRGVGIIFKKGKLFKKVSEDELLPAFLAELDGMAKQKTEDG, via the coding sequence ATGCGGAGCCGACGGAAAACCAGACAGATCATGGTGGGATCGGTGCCCATCGGCGGTGACGCGTTGATCGCGGTCCAGTCGATGACCAATACCGATACCCGGGAGGTGGAGGCCACCGTGGCCCAGATCCAGCAACTGGAGCGGGCCGGCTGCGAGATTATCCGGGTGGCGGTGGTGGACATGGAGGCGGCCCGGGCGATCCGGGCGATCCGCGACCGGATCGCCATCCCCCTGATCGCTGATATCCATTTTGATGCCCGCCTGGCCGTGGCCTCCATGGAGCACGGGGCCCAGGCGGTCCGGATCAACCCCGGCAATATCGGCGGCCCGGCCCGGCTGGCCCGGGTGGTGGATGCGGCCCGGCAGCAGGGGGCGGCCATCCGGGTCGGGGTCAACAGCGGTTCCCTGGAAAAGGATATCCTCAAAAAATACGGCCACCCGGTGCCCCATGCCCTGGTCGATAGCGGGCTGCGCAATATCCGTTTGCTCGAAAAGCTGGGCTTTGAGCAGATCAAGATCTCGCTCAAGTCGTCAAACGCCATGGCCACAGTGGCGGCCTATCGGTTGATGGCCGAGCGCTGTGACTATCCCCTGCATCTCGGGGTCACCGAGGCCGGCGGCTTGATCGCCGGCACGGTCAAGTCCAGCGTGGCCCTGGGTATCTTGCTCAACGAGGGGATCGGCGACACCTTGCGGATCTCGTTGACCCGGGACCCGGTTGAGGAGATCCGGGTGGGTTTTGAGCTGCTCCGGGCCCTTGATATCCGTCACCGGGGCCCGGAACTGGTCTCCTGCCCCACCTGCGGCCGTTGCGAGATCAATCTCTTCAACCTGGCCGAAGCAGTGGAGCGTCACCTGCAGACCATGGAACAACCGCTCAAGGTGGCGGTGATGGGCTGCGTGGTCAACGGTCCGGGCGAGGCCCGGGAGGCGGATATCGGCCTGGCCGGCGGCAGGGGGGTGGGCATTATCTTCAAGAAGGGCAAGCTGTTTAAAAAGGTCAGCGAGGATGAACTGCTGCCCGCCTTTCTCGCTGAACTGGACGGGATGGCGAAGCAGAAGACAGAGGATGGATGA
- a CDS encoding proline--tRNA ligase — MRYSKLLLPTLKETPAEAEVVSHRLLLRAGFIRKLASGIYTYLPLGLATIRKVEQIVREEMNRAGAQELLMPMVQPADLWQESGRWNKYGPELLRFHDRHEHQSCLGPTHEEVVTDLVRREVHSYRDLPLNLYQIQTKFRDEIRPRFGLMRGREFIMKDAYSFDVDDRGAEVSYQAMYDAYQRIFTRCGLSFRAVEADTGTIGGSSSHEFMVLAETGEDTLVICKECSYAANMEKARVRPPEAPAGPVELRPMEKVETPGKRKVAAVTGFLGITPRQLVKTMVFLVDGKPVAVLLRGDREVQPVKLKNLFNALEVELADDDQVFKITGVATGYLGPIGLNIEVVADREVMEMRNFAIGANEKNFHLINVNIGRDLTVARQADLRQATAEDRCVACGGQLELTKGIEVGHIFKLGDVYSKRLKAVFQDSRGKELPFVMGCYGIGVSRVVAAAIEQNNDKDGIIFPLPIAPCQVVILDLGGKDQAISRAADTLYHQLLDHGLEVLLDDRGERPGIKFKDADLIGIPYRLTVGRRFAGDGTIELRRRADGRTETMPLDKAAGRLSAMIREELAGMTP, encoded by the coding sequence ATGCGTTATTCTAAACTGCTGTTGCCGACCTTGAAAGAGACCCCGGCCGAGGCCGAGGTGGTGAGTCACCGGCTGCTGCTCCGGGCCGGATTTATCCGCAAGCTGGCCTCCGGGATCTATACCTACCTGCCCCTGGGGCTGGCAACGATCCGCAAGGTGGAGCAAATCGTCCGTGAGGAGATGAACCGGGCCGGGGCCCAGGAACTGTTGATGCCCATGGTCCAGCCGGCCGATCTCTGGCAGGAATCAGGCCGGTGGAACAAGTATGGCCCGGAACTCCTCCGTTTCCACGACCGGCATGAACACCAGAGCTGTCTCGGTCCCACCCACGAAGAGGTGGTCACCGACCTGGTGCGGCGCGAGGTCCATTCCTACCGGGATCTGCCCCTGAACCTCTATCAGATCCAGACCAAGTTCCGGGACGAGATCAGGCCGCGTTTCGGGCTGATGCGGGGCCGGGAGTTCATCATGAAGGACGCCTACAGTTTTGACGTGGACGACCGGGGGGCCGAGGTCAGCTACCAGGCGATGTATGACGCCTACCAGCGGATCTTTACCCGCTGCGGCCTCTCCTTCCGGGCGGTGGAGGCGGATACCGGCACCATTGGCGGCAGTTCCTCCCACGAGTTCATGGTGCTGGCTGAAACCGGCGAGGATACCCTGGTGATCTGCAAGGAGTGCAGCTATGCCGCCAACATGGAAAAGGCCCGGGTCCGGCCGCCGGAGGCCCCGGCCGGGCCGGTTGAATTGCGGCCCATGGAAAAGGTGGAGACCCCGGGCAAGCGCAAGGTGGCCGCGGTGACCGGATTTCTGGGGATCACCCCGCGGCAGCTGGTCAAGACCATGGTCTTTCTGGTTGACGGCAAACCGGTGGCCGTGCTGCTCCGCGGCGACCGCGAGGTGCAGCCGGTCAAGCTGAAAAATCTGTTTAATGCGCTGGAGGTGGAACTGGCCGACGATGACCAGGTCTTTAAGATCACCGGGGTGGCCACCGGCTATCTCGGTCCGATCGGGCTCAACATCGAGGTGGTGGCGGACCGGGAGGTCATGGAGATGCGTAATTTCGCCATTGGCGCCAATGAGAAGAATTTTCACCTGATCAATGTCAATATCGGCCGCGACCTCACCGTGGCCAGGCAGGCCGATCTGCGCCAGGCCACGGCCGAGGATCGCTGCGTGGCCTGCGGCGGACAGCTGGAGTTGACCAAAGGCATCGAGGTCGGCCATATCTTCAAGCTGGGCGATGTCTACAGCAAGAGGCTCAAGGCGGTGTTCCAGGACAGCCGGGGCAAGGAACTGCCCTTTGTGATGGGCTGTTACGGGATCGGGGTCAGCCGGGTGGTGGCCGCGGCCATTGAACAGAACAATGATAAGGACGGGATCATCTTTCCCCTGCCCATTGCCCCCTGCCAGGTGGTGATCCTTGATCTCGGCGGCAAGGACCAGGCGATCAGCCGCGCGGCCGACACCCTGTATCACCAGTTGCTCGACCACGGCCTGGAGGTGCTGCTGGACGACCGCGGGGAACGGCCCGGAATCAAGTTCAAGGATGCCGACCTGATCGGCATCCCCTATCGGCTCACGGTGGGCAGGAGATTTGCCGGGGACGGCACCATCGAACTCCGCCGCCGGGCCGACGGCCGTACCGAAACCATGCCCCTGGACAAGGCTGCCGGGCGGCTGTCAGCCATGATCCGGGAGGAACTGGCCGGGATGACGCCGTGA
- a CDS encoding bifunctional (p)ppGpp synthetase/guanosine-3',5'-bis(diphosphate) 3'-pyrophosphohydrolase, which yields MATIEQIIDLAGRHLEKEELVVLEKGYEYALKIYSGKKHLSSGKPYITHALEVCFILSQMRLDRKTLLAGLLHGVLKEDPSLSFRELSDLFGNDVANIVRGATKITNVKFDSRQTYQAENVRKLLLAMASDLRVLLVKLADRLHDMRSFALNDRSRELAMAQETMELYAPLASRLGIDWMKRELEDLAFSFLQPDEYQDLRQRVASSTADRETYVEEVIGILRRKLAENNVVDCEIIGRPKHLYSIYKKIIAQKIPLEKVYDKVAFRIIVNTVKECYQALGVVHENWAPVPGRIKDFISSPKANNYQSMHTTVLGPRKEFMEVQIRTRDMDRVAQEGIAAHWAYKEGQAVSARDAKVFKSLKQLVHWLQELKDPREFLDSVRDELFEPDVYCLTPMGEVKELPLGSTPIDFAYLIHTEVGDHCSGAKVNNRIVPLKYRLQNGDKVEIITSAKQKPRRGWLSIVRTSRAKSRIRHWLRQEERERSINVGREICERELRKYNTTLKKIIRTGHIKELLKGLRCNSLEDLLAKVGSGGITVKTLIQQMQPPEIRVAAEKRADDLQIPAARAQQSDGQSAIVVQGMDDMLVHISQCCLPVPGDQIMGFITTGRGISIHKQGCVNLLATDPLRRVEVAWSAKEQTVHRAQIRLVTENRKGMLAGVSALISKEDANILELEVKTRPDNLAAYLVVVEVEGLSQLQHLLQHLRQLAGVIEAHRA from the coding sequence ATGGCGACTATTGAGCAGATCATCGACCTGGCCGGCAGGCATCTGGAAAAAGAGGAACTCGTGGTCCTGGAAAAGGGCTACGAGTACGCGCTCAAGATCTACAGCGGCAAAAAGCACCTCTCGTCCGGCAAGCCCTATATCACCCATGCCCTGGAGGTCTGTTTCATCCTGAGCCAGATGCGGCTTGATCGCAAGACGCTGCTGGCCGGGCTCCTGCACGGGGTGCTCAAGGAGGACCCCTCCCTCTCCTTTCGCGAACTGAGCGATCTGTTCGGCAATGATGTCGCCAATATCGTCCGCGGCGCCACCAAGATTACCAACGTCAAGTTTGACAGCCGGCAGACCTACCAGGCTGAAAACGTCAGGAAGCTGCTCCTGGCCATGGCCTCTGATCTGCGGGTACTCCTGGTCAAGCTGGCCGACCGGCTCCATGACATGCGTTCCTTTGCCCTGAACGACCGAAGCCGGGAACTGGCCATGGCCCAGGAAACCATGGAGCTTTATGCGCCCCTGGCCAGCCGGCTGGGTATCGACTGGATGAAGCGGGAGCTGGAGGACCTGGCCTTCAGCTTCCTGCAGCCCGACGAGTACCAGGATCTGCGGCAACGGGTGGCAAGTTCCACCGCCGACCGTGAGACCTATGTGGAAGAGGTGATCGGTATCCTTCGCCGCAAGTTGGCCGAGAACAATGTTGTTGACTGCGAGATCATCGGCCGGCCCAAGCATCTTTACTCCATCTACAAGAAGATCATCGCCCAGAAGATTCCCCTGGAAAAGGTCTACGACAAGGTGGCCTTCCGGATCATCGTCAACACGGTCAAGGAGTGCTACCAGGCCCTGGGGGTGGTCCATGAAAACTGGGCCCCGGTACCGGGCCGGATCAAGGATTTCATCAGCAGCCCCAAGGCCAACAACTACCAGTCGATGCACACCACCGTGCTCGGGCCGCGCAAAGAGTTCATGGAGGTGCAGATCCGCACCAGGGATATGGACCGGGTGGCCCAGGAGGGGATTGCCGCCCACTGGGCCTACAAGGAAGGGCAGGCGGTCAGCGCCCGGGACGCCAAGGTGTTCAAGAGCTTGAAACAGCTGGTCCACTGGCTGCAGGAGTTGAAAGACCCCAGGGAGTTTCTCGATTCGGTGCGGGACGAGCTTTTTGAGCCGGATGTCTACTGTCTGACCCCCATGGGCGAGGTCAAGGAACTGCCCCTGGGCAGCACCCCGATCGACTTCGCCTACCTGATCCATACCGAGGTCGGCGACCACTGCAGCGGCGCCAAGGTGAACAACCGGATCGTGCCGCTCAAGTACCGGCTCCAGAACGGCGACAAGGTGGAGATAATCACCTCGGCCAAGCAGAAGCCGCGCCGGGGCTGGCTGTCGATCGTCCGGACCAGCCGGGCCAAGTCCCGGATCCGTCACTGGCTCCGGCAGGAGGAAAGGGAAAGGTCGATCAACGTCGGCCGGGAGATCTGCGAGCGGGAGTTGCGCAAGTACAACACCACCCTGAAGAAGATCATTCGCACCGGTCATATCAAGGAGCTGCTCAAGGGGCTGCGCTGCAACTCCCTGGAGGATCTCCTGGCCAAGGTCGGTTCGGGCGGGATCACGGTCAAGACCCTGATCCAGCAGATGCAGCCACCGGAGATAAGGGTTGCGGCGGAGAAACGGGCGGATGATCTCCAGATCCCGGCCGCGCGGGCGCAGCAGAGCGACGGCCAGAGCGCGATCGTGGTTCAGGGGATGGATGACATGCTGGTGCATATCAGTCAGTGCTGTCTGCCGGTGCCCGGTGACCAGATCATGGGGTTCATCACCACCGGCCGGGGGATCTCCATCCATAAGCAGGGCTGCGTCAACCTGCTGGCCACTGATCCCCTCCGGCGGGTGGAGGTGGCCTGGTCGGCCAAGGAACAGACCGTGCACCGGGCCCAGATCCGGCTGGTGACCGAGAACCGCAAGGGGATGTTGGCCGGGGTCAGCGCCCTGATCAGCAAGGAGGATGCCAATATCCTCGAGCTTGAGGTCAAGACCCGGCCGGACAATCTGGCCGCCTATCTGGTGGTGGTGGAGGTGGAGGGATTGTCCCAGCTCCAGCATCTGCTCCAGCACCTGCGGCAGCTGGCCGGGGTTATCGAGGCCCATCGCGCATGA
- a CDS encoding polyhydroxyalkanoic acid system family protein produces the protein MPSLKMSLPHNLVPDEAEDRIKGLWDELKEQHGDKISDLNESWSNSTGFFSFRMMGFAVKGTLAVQPAQVVLEGSIPFLALPFKAEIEETILIKAQQILS, from the coding sequence ATGCCCAGTCTCAAGATGTCCCTGCCCCATAATCTTGTCCCTGATGAGGCTGAAGACCGGATCAAGGGTCTATGGGACGAGCTGAAGGAACAGCACGGTGACAAGATCAGCGACCTGAACGAATCATGGAGCAACAGCACCGGCTTCTTTTCCTTCAGGATGATGGGTTTTGCGGTCAAGGGGACCCTGGCGGTGCAGCCGGCCCAGGTGGTCCTGGAAGGGTCGATCCCCTTTCTCGCCCTGCCGTTCAAGGCAGAGATCGAAGAAACCATCCTGATCAAGGCGCAACAGATTTTGAGTTAG
- a CDS encoding nucleotidyl transferase AbiEii/AbiGii toxin family protein: MDSAILQMLDEYGCQSASDYENALKEIMQEIALLGLWRVKFYEHALFYGGSCLRILYGLPRFSEDLDFSLLRTNLDFDLSKYYAAIVAELEGFGFEVEIKTKNRTVDSQIDSAFIKAGTRINFIKIKVPDRLLARLHSNQILKIKIEVDLDPPGNHGVEVKDIFRPIPFQVKTMPLADLFAGKIHAILARKWQTRVKGRDYYDYLWYLGRKSALNLKHLEARLLQSGHFNGPLTIDIFQAMLSRKFQEVDIEKAKMDIAPFLNDREKAALDLWSNDYFMKTVKSIQCSP; this comes from the coding sequence ATGGATAGTGCAATATTACAGATGCTTGATGAGTATGGTTGTCAAAGCGCTTCTGACTATGAAAACGCTTTAAAAGAGATAATGCAGGAAATTGCCCTGCTTGGTCTCTGGCGGGTGAAGTTTTATGAACACGCCTTGTTCTATGGCGGCAGTTGCCTACGGATTTTATACGGCCTCCCCAGATTTTCAGAAGACCTGGATTTTTCTCTGTTGAGAACAAATCTTGACTTTGATCTTTCGAAATATTATGCGGCCATCGTGGCGGAGCTGGAAGGTTTTGGCTTTGAGGTGGAAATAAAAACAAAAAACAGGACTGTTGATTCTCAAATAGACTCTGCCTTTATCAAGGCTGGAACAAGAATCAATTTTATCAAGATTAAAGTACCGGACAGACTCCTGGCGCGATTACACAGTAATCAGATTTTGAAAATCAAGATTGAAGTTGACCTTGATCCGCCCGGCAATCATGGGGTTGAAGTGAAGGATATCTTCAGGCCGATTCCCTTCCAGGTAAAGACCATGCCGCTTGCCGATCTGTTTGCCGGCAAGATACACGCGATTCTTGCCAGGAAATGGCAAACAAGAGTAAAGGGCAGGGATTATTATGATTACCTCTGGTATCTTGGCAGGAAATCTGCGCTTAACCTCAAGCATCTTGAAGCAAGGCTTCTGCAGAGTGGTCACTTTAACGGACCACTGACAATAGATATTTTTCAGGCAATGCTCTCCCGGAAATTTCAAGAAGTTGATATTGAAAAGGCTAAAATGGATATCGCCCCTTTTTTGAACGACAGGGAAAAGGCGGCGCTTGATTTATGGTCTAATGATTATTTTATGAAAACTGTTAAGAGCATTCAATGCAGCCCTTGA